TTGCTTGATCCTGCTTGAAAACACTGCTGGCCACCCCGGGTCAATGGGTACAACGATGGAGGAGCTTGTTCAGGTTCGGAGCCTGTGTGAACACCGGGATCAGATTGGTTTTTGTCTGGATACTTGCCATGCCTTTGCCAGCAATCTCTGGAATGGAGAAAATCTAAATGATTTTCTTAAAAAAGGGAAGAGTTGGGCTATTTCAATCATCTTAAAGCCATTCACTTAAATAACTCCAAATATCCTGCAGGCTCAGGTAAAGACAGACATGCCAATATATTTAACAAAGGTCATATTACTGCGAAACAATTTGATCAGGTTGTCAATACCGAACCATTTCAAAGATTGCCATTAATTCTGGAAACACCTTCTGGTGAAGGAATTGAACATCATGAAGAAGTTGAACTTCTAATTAAAAGATGGGGAAAACAGCCATGACTAAAAAAGCCTGCTATTATACAGCAGGCTTTTTAGTCGTGTCAATTAAGGCTTTAATACTACCTTGATGCAGTCGTCCTCATGTCCATTGAAAATTTTGTAGCCATGGCTCGCCTCTTCCAGGTTAATCTTATGAGTAATAATGTCTTTCGGATCAAATTCTTTATTAACAATTTTCTCATAGAGCATTGGCAAAAATGGTATGACAGGTGCCTGTCCCATCTTAAGTGTAATGTTTCTGGTGAAGAAGGCACCGAGAGGGAACATATTATAGTTTGCTCCATAGACACCGGTTATTTGGACTGTTCCTGTTTTTCTTACAGCCTTTGTCGCAATTTGAATGGGACCAAGAGTGCCGCCTTGAAGCTTTAATTTTTGCTCTATAAACTCAAGGGGCGACTTTTTCCCGTCCATGCCTACACAATCGATTATTACATCAGCGCCTCCATGGGTAATTTCCTTTAAATGCTCCCCCATATCAGGATATTTGGTGAACTCGAAGACTTCCACTTTGTTTGCTGCCTTTGCGTGATTGATCCGATAATCAAGGTAATCAACTGCAATAACACGCTCCGCGCCTTCCATCCATGCAAACTTCTGCGCCATTAACCCAACAGGGCCACAGCCAAGGACAATTACTGTATCACCCTTTTTAACACCGGCGTTAACAACACTCCAATAGGCAGTCGGAAGTACATCTGACAAAAATAATAGA
This window of the Cytobacillus pseudoceanisediminis genome carries:
- a CDS encoding zinc-dependent alcohol dehydrogenase — translated: MKAVTYQGPNRVAVTNVDDPKLEKKDDIIVKITSTAICGSDLHLYQGNMPLPEGYIIGHEPMGIVEETGPDVTKVKKGDRVVIPFNVSCGQCIYCQQNQTSQCDNSNPHYDSGGYFGYTEKFGNHPGGQAEYLKVPFGNYTPFLVPESCELEDESLLFLSDVLPTAYWSVVNAGVKKGDTVIVLGCGPVGLMAQKFAWMEGAERVIAVDYLDYRINHAKAANKVEVFEFTKYPDMGEHLKEITHGGADVIIDCVGMDGKKSPLEFIEQKLKLQGGTLGPIQIATKAVRKTGTVQITGVYGANYNMFPLGAFFTRNITLKMGQAPVIPFLPMLYEKIVNKEFDPKDIITHKINLEEASHGYKIFNGHEDDCIKVVLKP